One region of Carya illinoinensis cultivar Pawnee chromosome 8, C.illinoinensisPawnee_v1, whole genome shotgun sequence genomic DNA includes:
- the LOC122274690 gene encoding putative receptor protein kinase ZmPK1 yields the protein MHLSDYVTSCILVLLLTLIQTPLLSSSSKTSDVLRGLSLFVENPSDKLVSLNGDFSAGFFPVGENAFCFAIWLTRSSAPTVVWMANRDDPVDGTSSQLSLSKDGKLRLTNSVGITVWATRTAASTPLESSKLQLQLQNTGNLVLNHSQSGVIWQSFDSPTDTLLPQQTLTRISTLVSKSSKVDYSSGYYKLFFDNDNVLRLLYQGPVVSSLYWPEPWLSDPGLAGRSMYNSSRAAVLNESGYFWSSDHLVILATDFGVKTHRRLTLDRDGNLRLYSLEAMNEGWDWVVTWQAVSDPCTIHGICGPNSFCSYDHASGRRCSCLQGFKIKDPTDWSFGCEADFNLPCNQSHEKLSSFLQLSHVEFYGYDIEFQPNVTLQHCKNECLTTCGCKGFQFKFSAANGGYLCYPKYELYNGQLTPNFEGDFYLKVPKAGFLYNQTLDASESRLNCIAELSRQVGGTYENKTVKLLLWFATAVEGLEVICIFLVFFSLFMSSKNSDPVAEGYLLMSRFKRFNFSELKKATRGFVEVIGRGGGRVVYRGILPDKRVAAIKRLDEANQGEAEFLAEVNTIGRLNHMNLIEIWGYCAEGKHRLLVYEYMEHGSLAEKLTSNELDWKKRFDIAVGTAKGLAYLHEECLEWVLHCDVKPHNILLDSNYQPKVADFGLSKLLNRGEHDHSSFSKMRGTRGYMAPEWVYNLPITSKVDVYSYGIVVLEMVTGKSPTGTQHSSGGGGAKEHTRLNTQVREKIMHAVGEASRESWNIEEIVDPSMGGRYDSAKMELLLKVALQCVAEDKNDRPTMTQVVEMLRCQEAVN from the coding sequence ATGCATCTATCAGACTACGTAACCTCTTGCATTCTTGTCCTTCTTCTTACGCTCATCCAAACTCCTCTCCTATCTTCATCATCAAAAACATCTGACGTTCTCAGAGGCTTATCTTTATTTGTTGAGAACCCAAGCGACAAACTGGTTTCTCTCAATGGTGATTTCTCTGCGGGATTTTTCCCGGTCGGTGAAAACGCTTTCTGCTTTGCCATATGGTTGACAAGGTCCTCAGCTCCGACCGTTGTTTGGATGGCAAACCGAGATGATCCGGTTGATGGAACAAGTTCACAGCTTTCGCTTTCGAAAGATGGCAAACTTCGCCTAACAAACTCGGTCGGTATAACCGTTTGGGCCACCAGAACAGCAGCCTCGACCCCTTTAgagtcctcgaaattgcaactACAGCTCCAAAACACCGGAAATCTTGTTCTAAATCATTCTCAGAGTGGTGTCATCTGGCAGAGCTTTGATTCACCAACAGATACTCTTCTTCCACAACAAACACTAACCAGGATTTCAACCCTTGTCTCAAAATCAAGCAAAGTAGACTATTCTTCTGGCTACTATAAGCTATTTTTTGACAACGATAATGTCCTTCGTCTGTTGTACCAAGGTCCTGTTGTATCCAGTCTCTACTGGCCTGAACCATGGCTTAGTGATCCTGGACTAGCCGGAAGGTCTATGTACAACTCTAGTAGAGCTGCAGTACTGAACGAGTCGGGCTATTTCTGGTCATCTGATCATTTGGTGATCCTAGCTACAGATTTTGGTGTGAAAACTCACAGAAGATTAACTCTTGATCGTGATGGTAACCTTCGATTATACAGCCTGGAAGCAATGAATGAAGGGTGGGATTGGGTTGTCACATGGCAAGCGGTGTCAGATCCATGCACGAttcatggcatatgtgggccCAATAGTTTTTGTAGTTATGATCATGCTTCCGGCAGGAGATGCTCTTGCTTGCAGGGATTCAAGATCAAAGATCCAACTGATTGGTCTTTTGGGTGTGAAGCAGACTTCAATCTCCCTTGCAATCAGAGTCATGAAAAGCTTTCTAGTTTTCTCCAACTTTCTCATGTTGAGTTCTATGGCTATGATATAGAGTTCCAGCCTAATGTGACCTTACAACACTGTAAAAACGAATGCCTGACGACGTGTGGTTGCAAAGGTTTCCAATTTAAATTTAGCGCAGCTAACGGGGGCTATTTATGTTACCCCAAGTATGAGTTATACAATGGACAACTTACACCAAATTTTGAGGGagacttttatttaaaagtacCCAAAGCTGGTTTTTTATATAACCAGACGCTGGATGCCTCCGAATCAAGGTTGAATTGCATAGCCGAACTTAGCAGGCAAGTTGGAGGAACGTATGAAAATAAGACAGTGAAGCTTTTGCTTTGGTTTGCTACTGCAGTGGAAGGCCTAGAGGTAATCTGCATTTTCCTTGTGTTCTTTTCCTTATTCATGAGCAGTAAGAATTCCGACCCAGTTGCAGAAGGATACCTCCTGATGTCTAGATTCAAGCGATTCAACTTTTCTGAGCTGAAGAAGGCCACACGGGGATTCGTTGAAGTGATTGGACGAGGAGGGGGACGGGTAGTATACAGAGGTATACTGCCCGATAAGCGAGTTGCAGCAATCAAAAGACTCGACGAAGCTAACCAAGGAGAAGCCGAATTCCTAGCAGAAGTAAATACCATTGGGAGGCTTAACCACATGAACTTGATAGAAATCTGGGGATACTGCGCAGAGGGAAAGCATAGGCTTCTGGTGTACGAGTACATGGAGCATGGATCCTTAGCAGAAAAACTTACTTCTAACGAACTTGATTGGAAAAAGAGGTTTGATATTGCAGTGGGCACAGCGAAGGGCCTAGCTTATTTGCATGAAGAGTGCCTAGAGTGGGTTTTACATTGTGATGTAAAGCCTCATAACATACTCTTGGACTCCAACTATCAACCAAAGGTAGCAGATTTTGGTCTGTCCAAACTACTGAATAGAGGTGAGCATGATCATTCAAGCTTCTCAAAGATGAGAGGAACTAGAGGTTATATGGCTCCTGAATGGGTTTATAATCTTCCTATCACCTCTAAAGTTGATGTCTATAGCTATGGGATTGTGGTGCTGGAAATGGTTACTGGAAAGAGCCCCACAGGTACGCAGCATAGCTCTGGTGGCGGCGGGGCGAAAGAGCATACTAGATTGAACACGCAGGTGAGGGAGAAGATCATGCATGCTGTTGGTGAAGCTTCAAGGGAGTCGTGGAATATTGAGGAGATTGTAGATCCAAGCATGGGCGGCAGATATGACTCGGCTAAGATGGAACTTCTGCTCAAGGTGGCTTTGCAATGCGTTGCAGAAGACAAAAATGATAGGCCCACCATGACCCAGGTTGTAGAGATGCTTCGCTGCCAAGAGGCCGTCAACTGA
- the LOC122274692 gene encoding uncharacterized protein LOC122274692 produces the protein MDDLEDRWDKLQLTEEENAVIDLNAVHLGRVKAEGDKSLVGKLISDRKVNKEVIRSMMNKIWRLAGSFTFHDILPNLFVVTFDNQKDKQRVLDGKPWLFDNQLLLLKPFDGFTPPQKMNFDYEAFWVHLNNLPLAYMNLEVGTQIGKTIGNVKEVDVREDGIGWGRYLRVKIELDLRKSIARGRTVNVLGSKIWVPLSYEKLPKICFKCGRLVHGAEGCVGLDGRGGGSQYGTWLRTYHTDRGNFTENNRYSSR, from the coding sequence ATGGATGATCTAGAGGATAGATGGGATAAACTGCAACTAACGGAGGAGGAGAATGCTGTGATTGATCTTAATGCAGTACACTTGGGGAGGGTGAAGGCAGAGGGAGATAAGAGTCTTGTAGGAAAACTGATCTCAGATCGTAAAGTTAACAAGGAAGTGATTAGATCTATGATGAATAAGATTTGGAGATTGGCAGGATCGTTCACCTTTCATGATATTCTTCCAAATCTATTTGTAGTAACTTTTGACAACCAGAAGGATAAACAGCGTGTTCTGGACGGAAAACCTTGGTTGTTTGACAATCAACTACTATTGCTGAAACCTTTTGATGGTTTTACCCCTCCGCAGAAGATGAATTTTGACTACGAGGCCTTTTGGGTGCATCTGAACAATTTACCACTGGCCTATATGAATCTAGAAGTTGGAACTCAGATTGGAAAAACTATTGGAAATGTAAAAGAAGTAGACGTACGTGAAGATGGGATAGGATGGGGACGGTACTTGAGAGTGAAGATTGAATTAGACCTGAGGAAATCGATAGCACGGGGAAGAACTGTGAACGTGCTGGGATCCAAAATTTGGGTGCCTTTGAGCTATGAAAAACTtcctaaaatttgtttcaaatgcGGAAGATTAGTGCATGGAGCAGAAGGTTGTGTAGGATTGGATGGGAGGGGTGGTGGATCTCAATATGGTACTTGGCTTCGAACTTACCACACGGATAGGGGGAATTTTACAGAAAATAATAGGTATAGTTCCAGATAA